Below is a window of Pseudodesulfovibrio sp. 5S69 DNA.
TTCTGAGTCAGTCTTTTTAGTGACCATGTTTGGAAATTCTTGTTGAGGGTTACGGAATTATGTCAACTCGGACAATGGGATACGGTAATATTGTGCGGGGTGGCCGCCGTGGCGGGCAACAAACGCGGGATGTCGCGGGTGAACCTTTCCGGCCGGACGGTTCGGGTGTGAGGAAACGGGAGCATACCTCTCGTTGAAGTTGCGCTAACAGCCTCGGGACGTCTCAAAAACCAAGTGGGAGTGGGGTGATCTGAAAGCCGCGGTGCGGCACAAAGAGGCAGTTACCTCAAACGGTGGACCTTGACAAGCCCTGCTAGTCGTTTTTCTCCTGCGCGGCGATGACGTCGGCGAACATCTCGTTGATGTCCTCCTTGATGACCTCCTGGTCGCGGTCCAGCGAGTAGGCCAGTTCCATGGAGACCAGCCCCATGGCCTGCTCCAGCAGGCGGCGTTCGCCGAACGAGAGTTCCTTGTCCTTGCCGATGAGGAAGAGCTCCTTGAGGACGTAGGCCACGTCGGCCAGGTCACCGCTCTTGAGCTTCTCGGAATATTCGCGGTAGCGCCGGTTCCAGTTTTGGCCGGTGTAGCCGGTGAATCCGGTGCGGTCCTTGAGGGATTCGAAGATGCTCTGGCCGACTTCGGCCGGGCACACGGAGCGCAGGCCCACGTTTTCGGCGTTGGCTACGGGGACCATGAGGGTCACGTTGTTGCTCAAGATCCGGACTATGTAAAAATCGGCCTTGACGCCGCCGATCTCCTGGGATTCGACACGCTCAACGCGTCCCACGCCCTGGGAGGGATACACAACCAATTCGTCGACCTTGAACACTTGGACCTCAGTTCTTGAAAAGACTACAATTTTACATGCGACAGAAAGACATTATACCGAAAAGGCCGGGAGGAGTCCACGATTACTCCGATTCTTCTTCCCGGAGGGAAAAGGCGTTGACGTGCTGCTGGGCAAAGCCTATGCCGCGCCGGAAAAAAATGTCCAGCCCCTTGGCGGCATGGCCGATGATTTCGGGCAGGGCCGCCTTCGCCCGTTCGTCAAAT
It encodes the following:
- a CDS encoding CarD family transcriptional regulator — its product is MFKVDELVVYPSQGVGRVERVESQEIGGVKADFYIVRILSNNVTLMVPVANAENVGLRSVCPAEVGQSIFESLKDRTGFTGYTGQNWNRRYREYSEKLKSGDLADVAYVLKELFLIGKDKELSFGERRLLEQAMGLVSMELAYSLDRDQEVIKEDINEMFADVIAAQEKND